In Marinobacter salinisoli, the DNA window GCGGTGCGTTAAACTTTAAGCAATTCAAAGTTACCACTCTTTCGCAACAAGCGATCCGGACAGGCAAGGGGCTTACATGAGCAACCTGATGAAAGAAACCGTCACCAGCGTACATCACTGGAACGACACCCTGTTCAGTTTCAAAACCAGTCGGGATCCCGGTTTCCGGTTCAAGAACGGCCACTTTGTGATGATTGGCCTGGAGACTGACGGTAAGCCGCTGATGCGCGCTTACAGTATTGCCAGCGCGAACTATGAAGAGGAGCTCGAGTTCTTCTCCATCAAGGTCCCGGATGGCCCCCTGACGTCGCGCCTGCAGAAAATCCAGGTGGGTGATGAAATCCTGGTGAGTCGTAAGCCGACGGGGACGTTGGTTCTGGATAACCTTCTCCCGGGTAAAAACCTGTGGCTGATCAGCACCGGCACCGGATTGGCCCCGTTCATGAGTATCATCAAAGATCCGGATGTCTACGAGGCTTTTGATAAGGTCATCCTGACTCACGGCGTCCGGTATGTCTCCGAACTGGCGTATCAGCAGGAAATCGAGGAGCTGCCACGCAATGAGTTCTTTGGTGAGATGGTCGACGGCAAGCTGCTGTATTACCCGACGGTGACCCGGGAACCCTTCCGCACCGAAGGCCGCCTGACTGACGCCATGGAGAGCGGCAAGATCACCCGGGATCTCGGTTTGCCCGAGTTCAACCTGGATACAGACCGATTCATGATCTGTGGCAGCCCGAGCATGCTCAAAGACACCTGCGCCATTCTCAACAACATGGGCTTCAAAGAAGCCCGCGGTGGCGACATGGGTCACTACGTGATCGAGCGGGCGTTCGTTGAGCAGTAAGTCGGCTCATTCAATGGCGTAAACAACCCGGTTCCGACCCTCGGATTTGGCGTGGTACAGAAGGCTATCCGCACGGGCATAGATATCCTCCGACGTGGTAATTGCAGAGCCGGGTCTGCGCAGAACGAGACCGAAGCTGGCGGTTACCACGCCATCGGGGTTGCCCGGGTGGGGCAGGCCGAGGTCGGCTATGGCTCTTCGCAATTGCTCGATAAACGGCACCGCCTTTTCAACCGGTTGGTCCATATGGAGCAGTACACCAAACTCTTCCCCGCCTAGCCGGAACAAACGATCCTGTCTTCTTTTGAGGTTTTCCTGCAGACAGCGGACGACTCGCTGTAGCACTTGATCGCCTGCAGGGTGTCCGAGGGCGTCGTTGTAGGCTTTGAAGTTGTCTATGTCGATTATGCAGAACGCCAGCGGTAGGGCCTGTCGCAAGTGGTGGGTCAGCTCCTCCTCGAACACCTGATTAAAATGACGGCGATTGAAGCAGCCGGTCAGTTCGTCTGTGATCGACAGTTCTCTCAGTTTTTGGTTCAGCTCCTCCAGCTCCAGCGTCCGCCGTTTTACTTCTTCCGTGAGCTTCGAGTTCAGTGCCAGCTGGGCCGCGCGTGCCGCCTGCTCAGCTTTCAGTTTGTCGGCTCTGAGGGTGTTCATCTGGTCAGCCAGGCCGAGGCTAAGCAGCAGTACTTGCAGGCTTGCGCCGACCTGTATGCCGTACTGAGTCAGAAGGTTTGCCTCAAGCCAGCCGGCGAGATGCAGGTAGTAGATGGCAATGCCTGCTCCAAGCGCTCCGAACGCCAGCATAAAGTAGGCGGCCGGCCGGGATCCCCGTTTGATCAGCCGGATGCCGGTTGCTGCTACCGTGATCTGGGTGAGGGCGCCGACAAGGAACCAGCTGGCAAAACTGACGGCGTAGAAACCCAGTAACGGAAACAGTATCAGCAATGTATTGAGAAGCACCGGGATGCAATTGGCGAGGTACATCCATCGGGGCGCCAGCCGCCGGATGTTCATGTACTCGATGGCAAACAGACCGAATGCGGCGTGGCCTGCGAGGGCAAAGATCGCCAGCATCTGATTGTTCAGGTCCGGCGCGTCCGGCCAGAGGTACTGGAAGGCGTAACCCCGAAAAATAAAACTCCAGCCCAGAATGCAGGCAACCAGTAGCGCATATCGTACAAATCCTCGTTGCCGGGTGGAAAACGCGAGGAACAGGTTGTAAAGCAGCAGTGCGCCCAGGGTTCCGTACAGAAAACCGAATACCAGTCCGTCTTTTTGCAGCTCGGCGTCATAGGTTTCGGCCGCCCAGAGTGTTGGGGTAAGGGTTTCGTGCAGGCCATCGTAGTTGGACTGGCGCATATAGACGGTGACACGTTCTCCCGGCTTGAGGTCAAGAGGCAGGGTCACGGTGCGGGTATTGATTGGCCGGTCGTGAAAAGGCCGGCGATCGCCAGACAGAACTGTTTCGGTGGTCTCGTCATTGCGGACGACATGGATGTCCATGTAATCCGCCAGTGCGCTGCCCGAATCGAGTACGGTGGACAGGCGATCGTCACTCTGGTTGATAAGGCTGGCTCTGAGCCAGAGCGAACCGGATGAGAAGCGGGCGTTCAGGTGGGCTGAGCCTAATGGTTCCCAGGGCTGCGAGGCCCGGTGAAGCGACTCAATCTTGAGCGTTCCGGAAGGGTCTTCCAGAAACTCGCCGTGGATGCCGAGCTCGAGAGAGCCAAAGTCCGGCTGCTCGATCACCGCGTCTTCGGCATGGAGCCAAGGCGCCATAACGAGGGTTGCCAGAAGCAGCAAGCAAGTAAAAAACGTACAGCCAGATCGTGTCTTACATGTCATTTGAAGGCCTTAGGCCCAGACTACCGCGGATATTAGAGCCGATATCCTAATCCAGTTTTCGCCTTTCGCGTCACGCCTGAAACAAAAATTACACAATGTTTTTAATTTTCCGGCGCGCTGGCAGCGGGAAGTCTTAGTTTTTCCGGTGCATCGGACGTGTATGATTGGGCGCTTTCAACGATTGGAGAGCCCTGATGTTCAAACTCGAGATAGAGCCTCGTTTCTGCGATACCGATGCGCTGGGGCATATCAGTAATACCGCTTTCCCCGTGTGGTTCGAGCAAGCCCGAAAACCCATTTTTCAGATCTTTCATCCCAGTCTGGACGTGAAAACCTGGCCGCTGATCATCGCCCGGATCGAGGTGGATCTGCTCGCCCAGAGTTACTGGAACATGCCGGTTGAGGTTCGCACGGGCGTGGGCAAGATCGGGAACTCGTCATTCCACGTGGTTCAGGAAGCCTGGCAGGGTGGAAAGCAGGTCGCCCGTGGAACTGCAGTGTTGATTCATTTCGATTACGCCAATGAACAGGCGCTGCCGATCCCTGCTGACATACGCGAAAAGCTTGCCCAGCAACTGATTGACTGACGGCGGGCGGCCGTCTTCCTGTTACTTGCTGGCAGAGCGCAATTCGGCCAGCAATTCGTCGCCCGCCCAGCGTCGCCGTGACTGTTCGCAATCGTGCACCAGCTCGGTCAGGCGCTGGTTCACGGGTGCCTTGCGATTCTGGCTCAAGGCCAGTTGCACGACTTCTCCGTTAATCCAGTCCACTTCGGTAGGACGGCCGGCCTCAAGATCCTCCCACATGGAGGAACGGGCAATGGGGTCGATCGCGAGCATCTTCTGGGCCAGCCGTTTAAAAAGCCAGTTCGGCAGGCTCATGACTTTGGGGATCAGCGGCGTCGGAATGGCGGTCAGCTGCACGGTGGGTATTCCGGCCTGTTTCAGTAATCCCAGTGTTTCCTGTTGCGCCAGCGCCAGGCAGAGCCGGT includes these proteins:
- a CDS encoding sensor domain-containing diguanylate cyclase, giving the protein MAPWLHAEDAVIEQPDFGSLELGIHGEFLEDPSGTLKIESLHRASQPWEPLGSAHLNARFSSGSLWLRASLINQSDDRLSTVLDSGSALADYMDIHVVRNDETTETVLSGDRRPFHDRPINTRTVTLPLDLKPGERVTVYMRQSNYDGLHETLTPTLWAAETYDAELQKDGLVFGFLYGTLGALLLYNLFLAFSTRQRGFVRYALLVACILGWSFIFRGYAFQYLWPDAPDLNNQMLAIFALAGHAAFGLFAIEYMNIRRLAPRWMYLANCIPVLLNTLLILFPLLGFYAVSFASWFLVGALTQITVAATGIRLIKRGSRPAAYFMLAFGALGAGIAIYYLHLAGWLEANLLTQYGIQVGASLQVLLLSLGLADQMNTLRADKLKAEQAARAAQLALNSKLTEEVKRRTLELEELNQKLRELSITDELTGCFNRRHFNQVFEEELTHHLRQALPLAFCIIDIDNFKAYNDALGHPAGDQVLQRVVRCLQENLKRRQDRLFRLGGEEFGVLLHMDQPVEKAVPFIEQLRRAIADLGLPHPGNPDGVVTASFGLVLRRPGSAITTSEDIYARADSLLYHAKSEGRNRVVYAIE
- a CDS encoding acyl-CoA thioesterase; this encodes MFKLEIEPRFCDTDALGHISNTAFPVWFEQARKPIFQIFHPSLDVKTWPLIIARIEVDLLAQSYWNMPVEVRTGVGKIGNSSFHVVQEAWQGGKQVARGTAVLIHFDYANEQALPIPADIREKLAQQLID
- a CDS encoding ferredoxin--NADP reductase translates to MSNLMKETVTSVHHWNDTLFSFKTSRDPGFRFKNGHFVMIGLETDGKPLMRAYSIASANYEEELEFFSIKVPDGPLTSRLQKIQVGDEILVSRKPTGTLVLDNLLPGKNLWLISTGTGLAPFMSIIKDPDVYEAFDKVILTHGVRYVSELAYQQEIEELPRNEFFGEMVDGKLLYYPTVTREPFRTEGRLTDAMESGKITRDLGLPEFNLDTDRFMICGSPSMLKDTCAILNNMGFKEARGGDMGHYVIERAFVEQ